TACTCAGGCAAAATTTCCACTGGAGGTGACAACAGTTCTGCCTGGGTAAGGACAGCAGGATTATGCCCAAGGTTTAAGtagttaaacaaaatgaaaactaatgctttgtaaaagaaaaaaaaattagctgtttcctgtaaaataatcttattttctctcttttaagaTTCTAGTAGGCTCCAGCTTGGGTGGATGGCTGATGCTTCATGCTGCAATAGCACGCCCGGATAAGGTAGCTGCTCTAGTTGGAGTAGCTGTAGCAGCAGACCATCTTGTAACAACTTTTAAGAAGCTTCCCATTGAGGTAAATGCTGATGGTTGGCTTTTGTGTAATCCAAAAATATCTATCAAGCATTTAAGAAATTCTCTTGTTCAAACTGTACTTTTCCTCCAAGTCTTCcagtaatttttctgtgtttgtggtgGAGATAAGCTGAAAATTTACATTAATCTACAAGTCTGCAAAATACTGTGCTTCTGTTATGAAGCTAGTGTGAACACTACCTAGAATGTGTTTGTTATTACTGTGGCTTATAGAACATCAAGTCAGATCCCTGCAGTTCAGCAGTCCATTAAATTTCAGTGTTGAATATCTTATATTTGCATTCAAATTGGATCTTTGTGCTTTCAAGATGTAGAAGTAGCTGCTAAAGCAATTGAGGTGACATTGGATGAGATGAATCTGATACAGGTTGTATGTGTAGAAGGGGAATTCTTCAGATCAGTGTGTTCATGAAGACTGTAAGATTTAGGTGTTGGGAAGTCTTTCTGAGTTGCTTCCTTGATGATGATAATGTCCagtcttcaggaaagaaaatcaggTGTTACAATGTGACAAACATGGCAATAAATAGCTCATACTttagaataattaaaatattttcctgaattattggggttttttgtaaggTACTGTGTAGTGTCAGTATTGCTACTTAAGACTAAGGTAAGATTCTGGAAATACAGTATTTAGATACAGCTATTGTGGCAAAGACTGAAAAGACTGATCACtggaaaattcctttttcttagGATTCTCCTTGTTTGAGTTCAGTGAACTGACTGAAGCCAGAGAGACTTACTGTTTATTGTGGCTATACATCTTTTTATTACTGGTAGATTCTGGCTGAGAAACAGTTTCGTTGGCGAACCCTAACTAGATTAATTTGCAGGAGAGATGTGCAGAGTAGCTTTTGTGACATGGTAGGGGTTTTGTCTTCTCAGCTGCTGGAAGGCAAAGAAGAATATATCTTCTCTGCTAATAAAAATGGACAAAGTGAAATTTTATGCCTGGGGAAGTTTTACTGCATTTCGAACAGAAATAGGTTGAGGCACTGTAAAGAACTCGTAACATCTGTCTTGTCtattctttgctctcttttttttgtaggcacaaaaagaaatagaagaaaaaggtGAATGGAAGTTTCCAACAAAGCATAATGAGAAAGGGTATTACTCCCTGACATACGACTTtatcagagaagcagaaaatcaCTGTGTGCTAAATACTCCTATTCCTATAACATGTCCCATACGACTCATTCATGGCATGAAGGATGGTGATGTCCCTTGGCAGATCTCTATGCAAGTTGCTGATCGTGTTTTGAGCAAAGATGTGGATGTTATCCTCCGCAAAACTGGCCAACATCGTATGAGTGAGAAGGAGGATACAAAACTTCTTGTGAATACCGTTGATGATTTAATTGACAAGCTGGCAACACTAGCATAAGCTGCAGAGTAGCATACGTGCATGAACTCTACACTCAACTCTTTTCCATGAGTAGCAGAAACCCTGTCCTTAACAAGATGATACCAGGCCTGTGACTATCACAGTAGGAACTGAGCTTTATCTGCTGTTTCCTTACCTCTGTTTCATAAATA
The genomic region above belongs to Mycteria americana isolate JAX WOST 10 ecotype Jacksonville Zoo and Gardens chromosome 1, USCA_MyAme_1.0, whole genome shotgun sequence and contains:
- the ABHD10 gene encoding palmitoyl-protein thioesterase ABHD10, mitochondrial, coding for MGAVAMAAAGALRRLARAGGRASAAVVLLSPLRAVLGLPVYRLKSSVSFLTRPDRPNLAYHKLKGRNPGVIFLPGLNSNMNGRKATALEDFCNSLGHAFIRFDYTGCGSSDGNFEECTIGKWRKDVLSILDELTDGPQILVGSSLGGWLMLHAAIARPDKVAALVGVAVAADHLVTTFKKLPIEAQKEIEEKGEWKFPTKHNEKGYYSLTYDFIREAENHCVLNTPIPITCPIRLIHGMKDGDVPWQISMQVADRVLSKDVDVILRKTGQHRMSEKEDTKLLVNTVDDLIDKLATLA